A single window of Engraulis encrasicolus isolate BLACKSEA-1 chromosome 20, IST_EnEncr_1.0, whole genome shotgun sequence DNA harbors:
- the LOC134436070 gene encoding inactive phospholipase C-like protein 2: MQMHLERMAGHGDEQHNKRLSAHMNGYKATQPSKRDSSTHGEREARFSNGGCQVTGGHRDRDGEDPSEVVEAARAVTDLKEEEAGIPRRSSIIKDGSRRSRAGSDRKKTVSFGGMTGGPKISSAQGCLSRMQEGSEMRKVRPGLRIYVRHFLLEAGHRAIRWEPSKKEAGKARLALAEVREVRTGRNTEVFRASGVAELVAEDCAFSLVYGDDYDTLDLVAVSPEVANIWVTGLRYLISNQGPSSHTHSNTHSSHASKTSKAHTHARSTSEKSRDDARANLQLSWLSDEFSQVLAVGDGSVDKDGGSLSLHEAAHLIEKLSPGVKSSHIQVRLHEILRHDSLSQTPPHTPPHTPPHTPHRVSLEHFTQAFHDLSTRPEVYFLMVQFSGNKDFLDTKDVMRFLETEQGMAHVTEGSAQELIDRYEPSPLGRQLGRLSLDGFTRFLDSWECSLMDPAHTGVCEDMTQPLPHYFISASHNTHVTEAQVPAVSGLSGYERALRLGCRCLELDVWDGPQGEPVVSKGHTHSAMMHSPAPPLGFREVVQTVARMAFVTRTREVGGDGGHCGGGSNGGTGGWVHGVGKGGDDDGVPGSASGGSEFPLILCMENHCSPPQQRIMVRHLREAFGERLHRGLLGNGQPDGQLPSPHALRGKVLLLGSRPLPDPLQQQQHGSGETEETTQKAMGVSGVGGGGGGGGGPGTPVSSRRVPLCPDLSELISLCHADPPPNNEFPSATATPAPCCAVTCFREALASRHAAEHGPELVELAKRRLLRVRPSLMRVDSSNPDPLGFWKAGLQLVALNVQTEGAMMDLHRGWFRRNGACGYTLRPAIMRQQVSYFSANERGALPGVPPQTLHLRVISGRSLPKPRGGGAKGDCLDPYVTVAIHGIPADCGERRTHTVPQNGESPVFDQSFQFQVNLPELALLRFTVLDDDFIGDDFIGQYTLPLDCVQSGFRHVPLLTAEGEELPHARLLIHVAMTERRGGGKAHKRGLSVRRGIRRSRQYTQLQELGLRALDDVFKMAATPLRDATDLRENMQEALESFKELCGVSVLSNITQCVLTLGSRVAGSEGVPMVRFDLSQAYPTMHTQGALPDALRKITSVYHTLMQASKAVMEEGDGVTGKILQTHHRAMEFHEHLQSVAGKEGLKARKLNRAVESFSWNITILKGQADLLKHEKLEVQDLLKQLHCAAQAANLSLPTGRAKATRANQDSSDGGIDVW, from the exons gaTGGCTCTCGGCGTAGCCGCGCCGGTAGCGACCGCAAGAAGACCGTGTCGTTCGGCGGCATGACGGGCGGCCCCAAGATAAGCTCCGCCCAGGGTTGCCTGAGCCGCATGCAGGAGGGCAGCGAGATGCGCAAGGTCCGCCCCGGACTCCGCATCTACGTCCGCCACTTCCTGTTGGAGGCGGGGCATCGCGCCATCCGCTGGGAGCCCAGCAAGAAGGAGGCGGGCAAAGCTCGGCTGGCGCTGGCCGAGGTGCGCGAGGTGCGGACAGGAAGGAACACGGAGGTGTTCCGCGCCAGTGGCGTGGCGGAGCTGGTGGCGGAGGACTGTGCTTTCTCGCTGGTCTACGGTGACGATTACGACACGCTGGATTTGGTGGCGGTGTCGCCCGAGGTGGCCAACATCTGGGTGACAGGGTTACGCTACCTCATCTCCAACCAAGGCCCGAGTTCACACACGCACTCCAACACACACTCCTCGCACGCCTCCAAGACGTCCAaagcgcacacgcatgcgcgctcCACCTCGGAGAAGAGCCGGGACGACGCGCGGGCCAACCTGCAGCTCTCCTGGCTCTCGGATGAGTTCTCGCAGGTGCTCGCCGTGGGAGACGGCAGCGTCGACAAAGATGGCGGTTCGTTGAGCTTGCACGAAGCGGCGCACCTCATTGAGAAACTCAGTCCTGGCGTGAAGAGCTCACACATCCAGGTGCGCCTACACGAGATCCTGCGTCACGACTCGCTCTCGCAGACGCCACCGCACACGCCACCTCACACCCCGCCGCACACGCCCCACCGCGTCTCGTTGGAACACTTCACGCAGGCGTTCCACGACCTGAGCACGCGGCCCGAGGTCTACTTCCTGATGGTGCAGTTCTCCGGAAACAAGGACTTCCTGGATACCAAGGACGTGATGCGCTTCCTGGAGACGGAGCAGGGCATGGCCCACGTGACGGAAGGCTCAGcccaggaattgattgacag GTACGAGCCCTCCCCCTTGGGCCGCCAGCTCGGCCGGCTGTCATTGGACGGCTTCACGCGCTTCCTGGACTCGTGGGAGTGCAGCCTGATGGACCCCGCCCACACGGGGGTGTGTGAGGACATGACGCAGCCCCTCCCCCACTACTTCATCAGTGCCTCCCATAACACACACGTCACAGAGGCACAG GTGCCGGCGGTGAGCGGCCTCAGTGGGTATGAGCGGGCGCTGCGTCTGGGCTGCCGCTGCCTGGAGCTGGACGTGTGGGACGGCCCCCAGGGGGAGCCGGTGGTCAGCAAGGGCCACACGCACTCCGCCATGATGCACTCGCCGGCGCCCCCTCTGGGCTTCAGGGAGGTGGTGCAGACCGTGGCCAGGATGGCATTCGTTACTAGAACACGAGAAGTTGGTGGAGATGGTGGCCACTGTGGTGGTGGTAGCAACGGTGGCACGGGTGGGTGGGTCCATGGAGTAGGAAAGGGGGGCGATGATGACGGTGTTCCGGGTTCTGCATCAGGGGGTTCTGAGTTCCCTCTCATCCTGTGCATGGAGAATCACTGCTCGCCGCCGCAGCAGAGGATCATGGTCCGGCACCTGCGCGAGGCCTTCGGGGAGCGGCTTCACAGGGGGTTGCTAGGCAACGGGCAGCCGGACGGCCAGCTGCCCTCCCCGCACGCGCTCAGAGGGAAGGTGCTGTTGCTAGGCAGCCGACCCCTCCCAGacccactgcagcagcagcagcacgggagCGGCGAGACGGAGGAAACTACCCAGAAGGCCATGGGAGTGAGT ggagtaggaggaggaggaggaggaggaggtggtcctGGCACGCCGGTGTCGTCTCGCCGCGTGCCCCTCTGCCCCGACCTGTCGGAGCTCATCTCGCTGTGCCACGCCGACCCCCCGCCTAACAACGAGTTCCCCTCGGCAACCGCCACCCCCGCGCCCTGCTGCGCCGTCACCTGCTTCCGGGAGGCGCTGGCCAGCCGGCACGCAGCCGAGCACGGGCCGGAGCTGGTGGAGCTGGCCAAGAGACGGCTGCTGAGGGTGCGGCCCAGCCTGATGCGCGTGGACTCCTCGAACCCGGACCCCCTGGGCTTCTGGAAG GCGGGGCTGCAGCTGGTGGCGCTGAACGTGCAGACGGAGGGGGCCATGATGGATCTGCACCGGGGCTGGTTCCGACGCAACGGGGCCTGCGGATACACACTGAGGCCAGCCATCATGAggcaacag gtGTCCTATTTCAGTGCCAATGAGCGTGGGGCATTGCCAG GTGTGCCACCCCAGACGTTACACCTGCGAGTCATCAGTGGGCGGAGCTTGCCTAAGCCTCGAGGGGGAGGGGCTAAAGGTGACTGTTTGGACCCCTATGTTACCGTGGCGATCCATGGCATCCCTGCTGACTGTGgtgagagacgcacacacaccgtgCCACAGAACGGAGAGAGCCCAGTCTTCGACCAGAGCTTCCAGTTCCag gtgaacCTCCCCGAGCTGGCCCTGCTGCGCTTCACGGTCCTGGATGACGACTTCATCGGTGACGACTTCATTGGCCAGTACACGCTGCCCCTGGACTGCGTCCAGTCCGGCTTCCGGCACGTTCCGCTGCTGACGGCCGAGGGGGAGGAGCTGCCGCACGCGCGCCTGCTGATCCACGTGGCGATGACGGAGCGGCGCGGCGGGGGCAAGGCGCACAAGCGGGGGCTGTCCGTGCGGCGGGGGATCCGCAGGAGCCGCCAGTACACACAGCTGCAGGAGCTGGGCCTCAGGGCGCTCGACGAcgtattcaagatggccgccacgcCGCTACGCGACGCCACCGACCTCAGAGAGAACATGCAG gaGGCGTTGGAGTCCTTTAAGGAGCTGTGCGGCGTGTCGGTGCTGTCCAACATCACCCAGTGTGTGTTGACCTTGGGCTCCAGGGTGGCGGGGTCAGAGGGCGTTCCCATGGTGAGGTTTGACCTCAGCCAGGCCTATCccaccatgcacacacaggggGCGTTGCCGGACGCACTGCGCAAGATCACCTCCGTCTACCACACG CTGATGCAGGCCAGCAAAGCAGTGATGGAGGAGGGCGATGGAGTCACCGGCAAGATCCTACAGACACACCAcagag ccaTGGAGTTCCATGAGCATCTGCAGTCAGTGGCGGGGAAGGAGGGGCTTAAAGCCAGGAAGCTGAACAGAGCGGTGGAGAGCTTCTCCTGGAACATCACCAtactcaag GGCCAGGCGGACCTCCTAAAACATGAGAAGTTGGAGGTTCAAGATCTCCTGAAGCAGCTCCACTGTGCGGCCCAGGCAGCCAATCTCAGCCTCCCTACAGGGCGGGCCAAAGCCACCAGAGCCAATCAGGACTCTTCTGACGGGGGGATCGACGTGTGGTAG